The Polyangiaceae bacterium genome includes a region encoding these proteins:
- a CDS encoding ROK family protein produces MNTASPRTLSVDIGGTGIKMLVLDAAGHPVTERSRELTPRPAAPEAVLEVLRRMFAEQRPFDRVSVGFPGVVRHGVVKTAPNLDTTLWAGQAFETEIAELADRPTRVVNDADLQGYGVVRGEGVEMVLTLGTGLGAALFTNGHLVPNLELGHHPFKKGQTYEERVAEKELDRVGKERWSRRVREMLDQLAPIFNYDLLYLGGGNAKKLQVELPENVVRFENVQGLRGGIRLWDDR; encoded by the coding sequence ATGAACACCGCCTCCCCGCGAACCCTCTCGGTCGACATCGGCGGCACCGGGATCAAGATGCTGGTCCTGGACGCCGCCGGACATCCGGTGACGGAGCGAAGCCGCGAGCTCACGCCGCGCCCGGCGGCGCCCGAGGCCGTGCTCGAGGTGCTCCGGCGCATGTTCGCAGAGCAGCGGCCGTTCGACCGCGTGAGCGTGGGCTTCCCCGGGGTGGTGCGCCACGGGGTGGTCAAGACGGCGCCGAACCTGGACACCACGCTCTGGGCCGGGCAGGCCTTCGAGACGGAGATCGCCGAGCTCGCGGACCGGCCGACCCGCGTGGTCAACGACGCCGATCTGCAAGGCTACGGCGTGGTGCGCGGCGAGGGGGTCGAGATGGTGCTGACGCTCGGCACGGGCCTCGGCGCGGCCCTGTTCACGAACGGCCACCTGGTACCGAACCTGGAGCTCGGTCATCACCCGTTCAAGAAGGGGCAGACCTACGAGGAGCGCGTCGCGGAGAAGGAGCTCGACCGCGTCGGCAAGGAGCGCTGGAGCCGGCGCGTGCGCGAGATGCTCGACCAGCTCGCTCCCATCTTCAACTACGACCTGCTCTACCTCGGCGGCGGCAACGCCAAGAAGCTCCAGGTCGAGCTGCCCGAGAACGTCGTGCGCTTCGAGAACGTCCAGGGACTGCGCGGCGGGATCCGACTGTGGGACGATCGCTGA
- a CDS encoding M1 family metallopeptidase, whose amino-acid sequence MKRALPVLVALALSACASPSPNARWRPDPPPAKGTAVSAPAPRDDGRLPAGVRPTRYNLELTVDPRDKSFFGRVRIGVEVATPTRVIVLHAKGPKILTAAVSSETQKLWAKASTRRAAHGKEEPEELVLELERELPAGKAEIDLQYEAPFGPSLGGLYRVEEGGQSYAFTQFEPNDARRAFPCFDEPGFKVPYQLSLTVPEGFTAVANTPELRRRENRQSGLVSYEFAPSPPLPSYLVAFAIGAFEIREGARDPVPIRLVTLPGKSRLGQLALDVAREELGVLADYFGVAYPYAKLDLVAVPEFGAGAMENAGLVTFREELLLLDEARASLDARRGLYGIMAHELAHQWFGNLVTMKWWDDLWLNEGFATWMGAKVVERVKPAFGVDLERVSDKQWVMGVDMLASARRIRQPVRGSSEALEAFDGITYVKGASTLSMIESYVGEAAFRQGVRDYLGTHRFGNAEARDLFLALGKTSGKDVASVMSSFVDQSGVPLVDVSFGCEGKKLAITLSQREYRPLGSMAPSAAKSWLVPVCLGLPNERVCTLLGKEPARVEREVRSCPAAVHPNADERGYYRYGLPKAALLALAKQPTLSLREKVGLLGNSWALVRSGDLELATYFELLPHLLSGQSHVLWDQLTDSLREVSRALESDSTRSAFQARVRLLAGKEGKRLGFRPTAGEAEGTKLARNLVLSLLGDLGAEPWVLGEADKLAGAWLDQPGAVDPDVARVALPLAARRGDEKLFIRLFERMKQASTPEERLLALSGLSAFDDLVLVERLLGYALDGSIKVSDLRYVFPPLFQRRATAKPTYLWLTRHFDALKSRLPSFAIGRFPWVAAALCDESAVAEAEAFFRPRLERIEGADKHLAQAAEAGKLCAALRAGRSRAFEELFGGKP is encoded by the coding sequence ATGAAGCGCGCGCTCCCGGTCCTCGTGGCACTCGCGCTCTCGGCCTGCGCGAGCCCGTCTCCGAACGCTCGCTGGCGCCCCGATCCACCCCCGGCCAAGGGCACCGCCGTCTCGGCCCCCGCGCCGCGTGACGACGGGCGGCTACCCGCCGGGGTCAGGCCCACCCGCTACAACCTGGAGCTCACGGTAGACCCGAGGGACAAGAGCTTCTTCGGGCGGGTGCGCATCGGCGTCGAGGTGGCCACGCCGACGCGGGTCATCGTGCTGCACGCCAAAGGGCCGAAGATCCTCACCGCGGCCGTGAGCTCGGAGACGCAGAAGCTCTGGGCCAAGGCGAGCACGCGTCGGGCGGCCCACGGCAAGGAAGAGCCGGAGGAGCTGGTGCTCGAGCTCGAGCGGGAGCTGCCGGCGGGCAAGGCCGAGATCGACCTGCAATACGAGGCGCCGTTCGGCCCGAGCCTGGGCGGCCTGTACCGGGTGGAGGAGGGCGGCCAGAGCTACGCCTTCACCCAGTTCGAGCCGAACGATGCGCGGCGCGCTTTCCCGTGCTTCGACGAGCCGGGCTTCAAGGTGCCCTATCAGCTGTCGCTGACCGTGCCGGAGGGATTCACGGCGGTCGCCAACACGCCAGAGCTCCGGCGGCGCGAGAACCGTCAGAGCGGCCTGGTCAGCTACGAGTTCGCGCCCTCGCCGCCGCTGCCTTCCTACCTGGTCGCGTTCGCGATCGGCGCTTTCGAGATCCGTGAAGGCGCGCGGGATCCGGTGCCGATCCGCCTGGTGACGCTGCCGGGCAAGAGCCGGCTGGGACAGCTCGCCCTCGACGTCGCGCGGGAAGAGCTCGGCGTGCTCGCGGACTACTTCGGCGTCGCGTACCCCTACGCGAAGCTCGATCTCGTGGCCGTCCCCGAGTTCGGCGCCGGCGCCATGGAGAACGCGGGGCTCGTCACGTTCCGCGAGGAGCTGCTCCTGCTCGACGAGGCGCGGGCGTCCCTGGACGCGCGCCGAGGCCTGTACGGCATCATGGCGCACGAGCTCGCTCACCAATGGTTCGGCAACCTGGTGACCATGAAGTGGTGGGACGACCTCTGGCTCAACGAGGGCTTCGCCACCTGGATGGGCGCCAAGGTCGTCGAGCGCGTCAAGCCCGCGTTCGGCGTGGATCTGGAGCGCGTCAGCGACAAGCAGTGGGTGATGGGCGTGGACATGCTGGCGAGCGCGAGGCGCATCCGCCAGCCGGTGCGCGGGTCGAGCGAAGCCCTGGAGGCCTTCGACGGCATCACCTACGTCAAGGGCGCGAGCACCCTATCCATGATCGAGAGCTACGTGGGGGAGGCCGCGTTCCGGCAGGGTGTCCGCGACTACTTGGGCACTCACCGCTTCGGCAACGCCGAAGCCCGGGACCTGTTTTTGGCGCTGGGCAAGACCAGCGGCAAGGACGTGGCCAGCGTGATGAGTAGCTTCGTCGATCAGAGCGGCGTGCCGCTGGTCGACGTGTCGTTCGGCTGCGAGGGAAAGAAGCTCGCGATCACGCTGAGTCAGCGCGAGTACCGTCCGCTCGGGAGCATGGCGCCGTCCGCCGCCAAGAGCTGGCTGGTCCCGGTGTGTCTGGGCTTGCCGAACGAGCGCGTGTGCACGCTGCTCGGCAAGGAGCCCGCCCGCGTGGAGCGCGAGGTGAGGAGCTGCCCGGCCGCCGTGCACCCCAACGCCGACGAGCGCGGCTACTACCGCTACGGCTTGCCCAAGGCCGCGTTGCTCGCCCTCGCCAAGCAGCCGACGCTCTCGCTGCGCGAGAAGGTCGGGCTGCTCGGCAACTCTTGGGCGCTGGTCCGGAGCGGCGACCTCGAGCTCGCTACCTACTTCGAGCTCTTGCCCCACTTGCTCTCGGGGCAGAGCCACGTGCTCTGGGACCAGCTCACGGATTCCTTGCGCGAGGTTTCGCGGGCCCTGGAGAGCGACTCGACGCGGAGCGCGTTCCAGGCGCGCGTGCGCCTGCTCGCCGGCAAGGAGGGCAAGCGCTTGGGTTTCCGTCCGACCGCTGGCGAAGCCGAGGGCACGAAGCTCGCCCGCAACCTGGTGCTGAGCCTGCTCGGCGATCTGGGCGCCGAACCCTGGGTGCTCGGCGAGGCCGACAAGCTGGCCGGAGCATGGCTCGACCAGCCCGGAGCCGTGGACCCGGACGTGGCGCGGGTGGCGCTGCCGCTGGCAGCGAGGCGAGGGGACGAGAAGCTCTTCATCCGCCTCTTCGAGCGCATGAAGCAGGCGAGCACGCCGGAGGAGCGTCTGCTGGCTTTGTCGGGCCTGTCGGCCTTCGACGATCTGGTGCTGGTCGAGCGTCTGCTCGGCTACGCGCTCGACGGCAGCATCAAGGTCTCGGATCTGCGCTACGTGTTCCCTCCGCTCTTCCAGCGCCGGGCGACTGCGAAGCCGACCTACCTGTGGCTGACTCGGCACTTCGACGCGCTCAAATCCAGGCTGCCGAGCTTCGCGATCGGCAGGTTTCCATGGGTGGCGGCCGCGTTGTGCGACGAGTCCGCGGTGGCGGAGGCCGAAGCCTTCTTCCGGCCGCGCCTCGAGCGAATCGAGGGGGCGGACAAGCACCTAGCCCAGGCGGCGGAGGCGGGTAAGCTCTGCGCCGCTCTGCGCGCCGGGCGGTCCCGGGCGTTCGAGGAGCTGTTCGGAGGCAAGCCGTGA